In Euzebyales bacterium, one DNA window encodes the following:
- a CDS encoding PQQ-dependent sugar dehydrogenase — MSLRSRRTAMVAAVIVASTACSPSVDGGTGGSEQVVGTPSAQAPSSIPAASRTPEPAPSSDRDERADPDLAAVTLVARPVVELDGPIAMAVRPGDDALYVAERAGRVVRVVDGTAAATPVLDITDQTTDDSERGLLGLAFSPAGDTLYVSYTDLAGDSQLDAYTLDGNAAGDRRNLLSVQQPFSNHNGGNVVTGPDGLLYLGLGDGGSANDPGGNGQDRSTLLGGILRIDPSPSADAPYTIPADNPFVDGDGRDELWLYGLRNPWRFSFDADTDDVWIGDVGQSAVEEIDRLPFDRAGGTNLGWNAFEGTQRLTDAPAPDAVPPVFEYPHDGRCSVTGGYVYRGDDVAGLEGAYVYSDFCDGVVRAIVVEDGAVVQQRAFDVRVPSLVSYGQDADLELYALSLEGTVLRLTDG, encoded by the coding sequence GTGTCACTCCGATCGCGCCGCACGGCGATGGTCGCGGCGGTCATCGTCGCGAGCACCGCGTGCTCGCCGTCGGTCGACGGCGGCACCGGCGGGTCCGAGCAGGTGGTCGGGACACCATCGGCACAAGCACCGTCGTCCATCCCCGCCGCGTCACGCACGCCGGAGCCGGCGCCGTCGAGCGATCGGGATGAGCGGGCGGACCCCGACCTGGCCGCTGTCACCCTCGTCGCCCGACCGGTCGTCGAGCTGGACGGTCCGATCGCGATGGCGGTCCGTCCTGGCGACGATGCGCTGTACGTGGCGGAGCGTGCCGGCCGGGTCGTGCGGGTGGTCGACGGCACCGCCGCTGCGACACCGGTGCTCGACATCACCGATCAGACCACCGACGACAGCGAACGAGGTCTGCTGGGACTGGCGTTCTCGCCGGCGGGCGACACGCTGTACGTGTCCTACACCGACCTCGCCGGCGACAGTCAGCTCGATGCCTACACGCTGGACGGGAACGCGGCGGGCGACCGCCGCAACCTGCTGTCGGTGCAGCAGCCGTTCAGCAACCACAACGGCGGGAACGTGGTCACCGGTCCCGACGGCCTGCTGTACCTGGGTCTCGGTGACGGCGGCTCGGCCAACGACCCGGGCGGCAACGGCCAGGACCGGTCCACGCTGCTGGGCGGCATCCTGCGCATCGACCCGTCGCCGTCGGCGGACGCGCCCTACACCATCCCGGCGGACAACCCGTTCGTGGACGGTGACGGCCGCGACGAGCTGTGGCTGTACGGGCTGCGCAACCCCTGGAGGTTCTCGTTCGACGCCGACACCGACGACGTATGGATCGGCGACGTCGGTCAGAGCGCGGTCGAGGAGATCGACCGCCTGCCCTTCGACCGGGCGGGCGGGACGAACCTCGGGTGGAACGCGTTCGAGGGCACCCAACGGTTGACCGACGCGCCGGCGCCGGACGCCGTGCCGCCGGTGTTCGAGTACCCACACGACGGTCGCTGTTCGGTGACCGGTGGCTACGTCTACCGCGGCGATGACGTCGCCGGTCTCGAAGGTGCGTACGTCTACAGCGACTTCTGCGACGGGGTCGTGCGGGCCATCGTCGTCGAGGACGGGGCGGTCGTGCAGCAACGGGCGTTCGACGTTCGCGTGCCATCGCTCGTGTCGTATGGACAGGATGCGGATCTCGAGCTGTACGCGTTGTCGCTCGAGGGCACGGTCCTCCGCCTGACGGACGGCTGA
- a CDS encoding AAA family ATPase translates to MHAERLDTLTVLFTDIVESTRLRTTLGERDAEDVLTRAEVVQADVIRSERGRIVKGLGDGILAVFPAADHALRAAGRLAARLDALAERVDVPIDARVGVSAGDVRETDDDVSGTPVIEAARLVAAADDGEILVADVVRALAGSWSQHPLRDRGPRTLKGLGTPIHCWALDWRRLPPPPAPDTGLVVDDEFPFVGRRGELAVLEDAWRAARDGRRRAVLLGGEPGAGKTRVAVEMARRVVDDGGLVLAGRCERHATTPLEPLQHVAASYVTEVDRSIVAADAGVFAPELARHIAALGFLADDPGPRDADQDAERFRLFTGLTNLLRNAARRTPVLIVVDDLQWADAMSAALLEHLLRVPDLGAACLIATYRDVPTGGRQVTTGALERLPGVTALRLEGLPTPTIADLVSRSNSSLDAEKLWERTRGHPFFAVELIRRARAGGGDTGVPTSVRDLVTERTTHLRDDTTRLLTIGALVGHGFDLQLVARVAGLDSAAALEAAEEAVAARMLLEVSGDPERFQFSHALIADTLATRPSAARVTRLHATIADVLRADGAPGTEVAAHMLRAAPLLGVDTAVGAARDAARTALTAGEPDQAAAVLEHALRVDLSAMPQLRAGLHIELGECLNHASRLAEAVPHFEEAARLADQEGRFDLLSRAALRCWGGNPWVDNADDTAQRLLRLAISRCPPTDEDRRAALQAGLAAFSIFTAGLAERDRITADAVARARVSGDPALLATVLVARHVAITAPLAIDQLDEVRRELGATATAVPLAVAPGDLVGISSADFWRADGAAYREAAASFDLSDPRLAAGDATVGTQLAACVALLDGRTADARKLADHALEVGAWGDASVGNHGWQLLLADWLDGRVADSRERAVAAYERYGGQPMRLTLAWVEADAGADGAARALLERVRRERLARLPELFLGTIGLAAGATAVVTLGDRDWAAPFIDAIEPVRHLMSGVPWAPFPAGAFYSGMLHGLLGEARTADDCFEQARELHERMRAPAYLALGDAAHGRMLLDHDPARANRLLASADEFARDMGLRGILDIATVT, encoded by the coding sequence ATGCACGCCGAGCGGCTCGACACGTTGACCGTCCTGTTCACCGACATCGTCGAGTCGACCAGGCTGCGGACCACACTGGGCGAACGCGACGCCGAGGACGTCCTGACGCGTGCCGAGGTCGTGCAGGCCGACGTGATCAGATCCGAGCGAGGCAGGATCGTCAAGGGGCTCGGCGATGGGATCCTGGCGGTGTTCCCGGCCGCCGACCACGCGCTCCGCGCGGCCGGCCGGCTGGCCGCGCGTCTCGATGCGCTCGCCGAACGCGTCGATGTGCCGATCGACGCACGCGTGGGCGTGAGCGCGGGCGATGTCCGTGAGACCGACGATGACGTCTCCGGCACACCCGTCATCGAAGCGGCACGGTTGGTGGCCGCGGCCGACGACGGGGAGATCCTGGTCGCCGACGTCGTCCGCGCGCTGGCGGGCTCGTGGTCACAGCATCCGTTGCGTGATCGCGGACCCCGCACGCTCAAAGGCCTGGGCACGCCCATCCACTGCTGGGCGCTGGACTGGCGGCGGCTACCGCCGCCACCTGCGCCGGACACCGGGTTGGTGGTGGACGACGAGTTCCCGTTCGTCGGTCGGCGAGGCGAGCTGGCCGTGCTCGAGGACGCATGGCGGGCGGCGCGGGACGGGCGGCGGCGCGCCGTGCTGCTCGGCGGTGAGCCCGGCGCCGGCAAGACACGGGTCGCAGTGGAGATGGCGCGCCGCGTGGTCGACGACGGCGGGCTGGTGCTCGCCGGCCGGTGCGAGCGCCATGCGACGACGCCGCTCGAACCGCTCCAGCACGTGGCGGCGTCCTATGTCACCGAGGTCGACCGCTCCATCGTCGCGGCGGACGCGGGCGTGTTCGCTCCGGAGCTGGCCCGCCACATCGCAGCCCTGGGCTTCCTCGCCGATGACCCCGGTCCACGGGACGCGGACCAGGACGCCGAGCGGTTCCGCCTGTTCACGGGGCTGACGAACCTCCTCCGAAATGCGGCGCGACGCACGCCTGTGCTGATCGTCGTGGACGACCTGCAGTGGGCCGACGCCATGAGCGCGGCGCTGCTCGAGCATCTGCTGCGTGTCCCGGATCTCGGCGCGGCCTGTCTGATCGCGACGTACCGCGATGTCCCGACCGGTGGAAGGCAGGTCACGACCGGCGCGCTCGAACGACTTCCGGGCGTCACCGCTCTGCGCCTGGAAGGGCTGCCCACTCCGACGATCGCCGACCTCGTATCGCGGTCCAATTCGAGCCTCGACGCCGAGAAGTTGTGGGAACGTACGCGCGGGCACCCGTTCTTCGCCGTCGAGCTGATACGCCGCGCGCGCGCCGGAGGCGGCGACACGGGCGTGCCGACGTCAGTCCGGGATCTCGTGACGGAGCGTACGACGCATCTGCGCGACGACACGACCCGGCTCCTGACCATCGGCGCCCTGGTCGGGCACGGGTTCGACCTGCAACTGGTCGCCCGCGTCGCCGGCCTCGACAGCGCCGCCGCGCTCGAAGCCGCCGAGGAGGCGGTCGCCGCCCGAATGTTGTTGGAGGTGTCGGGTGACCCGGAGAGGTTCCAGTTCAGCCACGCCCTGATCGCCGACACGTTGGCGACACGTCCGTCCGCCGCGCGCGTCACCCGCCTGCACGCGACGATTGCGGACGTCCTCCGCGCGGATGGAGCACCCGGGACGGAGGTGGCCGCCCACATGCTGCGGGCGGCGCCGCTGCTCGGCGTCGACACGGCGGTCGGAGCGGCCCGCGACGCCGCCCGGACCGCGCTGACCGCCGGCGAGCCGGACCAGGCCGCAGCGGTGCTCGAGCATGCGCTGCGCGTCGATCTCTCGGCGATGCCACAGCTGCGCGCGGGACTGCACATCGAGCTGGGTGAGTGCCTGAACCACGCGTCGCGTCTGGCCGAGGCCGTCCCCCACTTCGAGGAGGCCGCTCGCCTGGCTGACCAGGAGGGACGGTTCGACCTGTTGTCCCGTGCGGCGCTGCGCTGCTGGGGCGGCAATCCGTGGGTGGATAACGCCGATGACACCGCGCAGCGCCTGCTGCGACTGGCGATCAGCCGGTGCCCGCCCACGGACGAGGACCGCCGCGCGGCGCTGCAGGCTGGTCTCGCCGCGTTCTCGATCTTCACCGCCGGGCTGGCCGAGCGCGACCGCATCACCGCCGACGCCGTGGCCCGCGCCCGTGTTTCGGGTGATCCGGCGCTGCTCGCCACCGTGCTGGTCGCGCGACACGTCGCCATCACGGCACCACTCGCCATCGATCAGCTTGACGAGGTCCGTCGTGAGCTCGGCGCGACCGCGACAGCGGTGCCGCTGGCCGTGGCACCGGGTGACCTGGTCGGGATCTCGTCCGCTGACTTCTGGCGAGCCGACGGCGCCGCCTACCGCGAGGCTGCGGCGTCGTTCGATCTGTCCGACCCGCGGCTCGCGGCGGGGGACGCCACCGTCGGGACACAGTTGGCGGCCTGTGTGGCGTTGCTTGACGGGCGGACGGCTGACGCCCGCAAGCTCGCCGACCACGCGCTGGAGGTCGGAGCCTGGGGCGACGCGTCGGTCGGCAACCACGGATGGCAGCTGCTGCTGGCCGACTGGCTCGACGGTCGGGTCGCTGACTCGCGGGAGCGCGCGGTGGCCGCCTACGAGCGGTACGGGGGGCAGCCGATGCGGCTGACGCTGGCATGGGTCGAGGCCGACGCGGGCGCAGACGGCGCGGCCCGCGCGCTGCTCGAGCGTGTGCGTAGAGAGAGGTTGGCCCGGCTGCCTGAGCTGTTCCTCGGGACCATCGGGCTGGCGGCCGGCGCAACCGCCGTCGTCACGCTTGGCGACCGTGACTGGGCCGCGCCGTTCATCGACGCCATCGAGCCGGTGCGCCACCTGATGTCAGGAGTGCCGTGGGCGCCGTTCCCGGCCGGCGCGTTCTACAGCGGCATGTTGCACGGCCTCCTGGGCGAGGCGCGCACGGCGGACGACTGCTTCGAGCAGGCCCGCGAACTGCATGAGCGCATGCGGGCACCGGCCTACCTCGCGCTCGGCGATGCCGCGCACGGCCGCATGCTGCTCGACCACGACCCTGCGCGCGCCAATCGGCTGCTCGCATCGGCCGACGAGTTCGCTCGCGACATGGGTCTCCGCGGGATCCTCGACATCGCCACCGTCACGTGA
- a CDS encoding lycopene cyclase family protein yields the protein MAASDVLVLGAGPAGRAAAAACVQAGLGVHLLAPAPHATWTQTYGAWLDELGAAGFPTVAGHQWDTVLVRTSQPALRPVGRTYALIDNDRLRTTLTDRARDATTTAGRARELVTAGDRLVVTTTAGERLAARAVIDATGHPRFAGRTQAAGLAYQTAFGIVARFDRPPIPHGTMCLMDLDASAFGDDDPPTFLYAMDLGDGTWLVEETSLAGRPAVPLGLLRRRLEQRLAHLGCTATDVLATERVAFPMDAPVARSGPAVAFGSAAGMIHPATGYHVATALQRAPALAAVLRTALSGGADLHATARAGHRAVWSHDDLRRDALYRFGLDVLLTLDARQTRAFFAGFFALPASDWRSYVSRTASPLRLHRTMIALMARVPADVRRRVVRAVVADGAWRRLGPLVLPAAVSG from the coding sequence GTGGCAGCGAGCGACGTGCTGGTACTGGGCGCGGGCCCGGCCGGCAGGGCCGCTGCCGCCGCGTGCGTGCAGGCCGGCCTCGGCGTGCACCTGTTGGCACCGGCGCCCCACGCGACGTGGACGCAGACCTACGGGGCCTGGCTCGACGAGCTCGGCGCGGCGGGGTTCCCGACCGTCGCGGGACATCAGTGGGACACCGTGCTCGTGCGCACGTCACAGCCGGCGCTGCGTCCAGTCGGCCGTACCTATGCGCTGATCGACAACGACCGCCTGCGTACGACGCTGACCGACCGCGCCCGTGACGCGACGACGACCGCCGGCCGCGCGAGGGAACTGGTGACCGCCGGCGACCGCCTGGTCGTCACGACGACGGCGGGGGAGCGGCTGGCGGCACGGGCGGTCATCGACGCGACGGGTCATCCGCGGTTCGCCGGGCGCACACAGGCGGCTGGGCTGGCGTACCAGACGGCGTTCGGGATCGTCGCGCGGTTCGACCGGCCACCGATCCCACACGGCACGATGTGCCTGATGGATCTCGATGCCAGTGCCTTCGGCGACGACGACCCTCCGACGTTCCTCTACGCGATGGATCTCGGTGACGGCACGTGGCTGGTCGAGGAGACCTCACTGGCAGGGCGTCCGGCGGTACCCCTGGGGCTGCTGCGCCGACGCCTGGAGCAGCGGCTCGCGCACCTCGGGTGCACGGCGACCGACGTGCTGGCGACCGAGCGTGTGGCCTTCCCCATGGACGCTCCGGTGGCGCGATCGGGTCCCGCCGTCGCGTTCGGTTCGGCGGCCGGCATGATCCATCCGGCGACCGGCTACCACGTCGCCACGGCGCTGCAACGTGCGCCCGCGCTCGCTGCCGTGCTGCGCACGGCGTTGTCCGGCGGCGCCGACCTCCACGCCACCGCCCGTGCCGGTCACCGCGCGGTGTGGAGCCATGACGACCTGCGGCGCGACGCGTTGTACCGGTTCGGGCTCGACGTCCTGCTGACGCTGGACGCTCGCCAGACACGGGCGTTCTTCGCCGGGTTCTTTGCGCTACCCGCATCCGACTGGCGTTCGTACGTCTCCCGTACCGCCTCGCCGCTGCGGCTGCACCGCACGATGATCGCGCTGATGGCACGGGTCCCGGCTGACGTCCGACGCCGGGTGGTGCGCGCGGTCGTCGCGGACGGCGCGTGGCGCCGCCTCGGTCCGCTCGTGCTGCCGGCGGCGGTCAGCGGTTGA